A genomic segment from Sparus aurata chromosome 10, fSpaAur1.1, whole genome shotgun sequence encodes:
- the pacs1 gene encoding phosphofurin acidic cluster sorting protein 1 isoform X1, whose translation MSERGGLPRTGGVPSPHMQPSKPVSITSNRPVHMNLYATWEVDRSSPSCVPRLFNLTLKKLIMLKELDKDLTSVVIAVKLQGSKRILRSNEILLSSAGLTETDLQLTFSLQYPHFLKRDANKLQIMLQRRKRYKNRTILGYKTLALGLINMAEVMQHPSEGAQVLGLHSQLKDASVPVAEIRVYSLSSQPIDHEGPKAKMSDRSPDIDNYSEEEEESYSSEQEGSDDPIHGQYLFDEEDEVRKKKPRRKLPSNAAITRQPNIKQKFVALLKRFKVTDEVGFGLEHVSREQIQEVEEDLDELYDSLEMYNPSDSGPEMEETDSILSTPKPKLRPFFEGMSQSSSQTEIGSLNSKGSLGRDPFSPQGEQPPLEKMKISRSRNLEEALSETDTLELTDQELFAEVGPSIMVSVAEKPRTPLKSSKSETQAMPSPRLDGGHTPRQKRVSTPMKERQLSKPLSERTNSSDSERSPELGHSTPLLRKVVYDQLNQILLSDSALPESLILVNGTDWQGQYVAEQLQVQRYPVVCTCSAAEIQAVLSAVLTRIQKFCNCNSSMPRAVKVAAVGSQSYLGAILQFFVTQLANKTSDWLNHMRFLVVPLGSHPVAKHLGALDNRYSSSFLDGAWRDVFSRSEPPQTDQLDVAARIAQYISGATVTHQLPIAEAMLTCKHRTRDEDSYQKFIPFIGVVKVGLIESGQSPTGDMDEGVAVSLAVPSTSPPSHGSPTGMIKEAATPPSSPSMGSVLTVQGSPSMSHGVDAIGLQVDYWLASLAEKRREGERRDTGCKNTLKSAFRSLQVSRLPGGGGTEPQAQVSTMAMTVVTKEKNKKVPTIFLGKKPKERDVDSKSQVIEGISRLICSAKQQQTILKVSIDGVEWNDVKFFQLAAQWPTHVKYLPVGLFGYSKPPS comes from the exons GTTGTTCAACCTGACTCTGAAGAAGCTGATCATGCTGAAGGAGCTAGATAAAGACCTCACCTCTGTGGTCATCGCCGTCAAACTGCAG GGCTCCAAGCGGATCCTGCGCTCCAACGAGATCCTGCTGTCCTCGGCGGGGCTGACGGAGACCGACCTGCAGCTCACCTTCTCCCTGCAG TACCCGCACTTCTTGAAAAGGGACGCCAACAAGCTTCAGATCATGCTGCAGCGACGGAAGCGGTACAAGAACCGGACCATCCTGGGCTACAAGACCCTGGCCCTGGGCCTCATCAACATGGCCGAG GTGATGCAGCACCCCAGTGAGGGTGCTCAGGTCCTGGGGCTCCACAGCCAGCTGAAAGATGCCTCGGTGCCCGTCGCCGAGATCAGAGTCTACTCCCTGTCCAGCCAGCCGATCGACCACGAGGGACCCAAAGCAAAGATGTCCG ATCGCTCCCCAGACATCGACAATTActctgaagaggaggaggagagctacTCATCAGAACAGGAAGGCAGCGACGACCCCATTCATGGACAG TATCTCTTTGACGAAGAGGATgaggtgaggaagaagaagccgaGGCGTAAGCTCCCCTCCAACGCCGCCATCACCAGG CAACCCAACATCAAGCAGAAGTTTGTCGCCTTGCTGAAAAGGTTTAAAGTCACAGATGAG GTTGGGTTCGGCCTGGAGCACGTGTCCAGGGAGCAGAtccaggaggtggaggaggacctGGACGAGCTGTACGACAGTCTGGAGATGTACAACCCCAGCGACAGCGGGCCGGAGATGGAGGAGACCGACAGCATCCTCAGCACGCCCAAACCTAAGCTGAG GCCGTTCTTTGAGGGGatgtcccagtccagctcgcAGACGGAGATCGGCAGCCTGAACAGCAAAGGCAGTTTGGGTCGAGACCCTTTCAGTCCG CAGGGAGAGCAGCCTCCTCTAGAGAAGATGAAAATCTCCCGCAGCCGCAACCTGGAGGAGGCGCTGTCTGAGACCGACACACTG gagctGACAGACCAGGAGCTGTTTGCTGAGGTGGGCCCCAGCATCATGGTGTCCGTGGCAGAGAAACCCCGGACGCCCCTGAAGAGCAGCAAGAGTGAAACGCAGGCCATGCCATCGCCGAG GTTGGACGGAGGCCACACACCCAGACAGAAGCGCGTCAGCACTCCCATGAAGGAGCGACAGCTGTCCAAACCTCTGAGCGAGCGGACCAACAGCTCCGACTCGGAGAGATCCCCGGAGCTGGGACACAGCACGCCG ctgctgAGGAAGGTGGTGTACGACCAGCTGAACCAGATCTTGTTGTCAGACTCGGCGCTCCCAGAGAGCCTCATCTTGGTCAACGGCACCGATTGGCAGGGGCAG tacGTTGCAGAGCAGCTCCAGGTGCAGAGGTACCCGGTGGTCTGCACGTGTTCGGCGGCCGAAATCCAGGCGGTGCTGTCGGCCGTGCTCACCCGCATCCAGAAATT ctgtaactgtaactcgTCCATGCCCAGAGCAGTGAAGGTGGCGGCGGTGGGCAGCCAGAGCTACCTGGGAGCCATCCTGCAGTTCTTCGTCACCCAGCTCGCCAACAAGACGTCCGACTGGCTCAATCACATGCGCTTCCTGGTGGTGCCTCTGG gcTCCCACCCGGTCGCCAAGCACCTCGGCGCCCTCGACAATCGCTACAGCTCCTCTTTCCTCGACGGAGCGTGGCGGGACGTGTTCAGCCGCTCCGAGCCGCCGCAGACGG ACCAGTTGGATGTAGCGGCAAGGATCGCCCAGTACATCAGCGGCGCCACGGTCACACACCAGCTGCCCATCGCCGAGGCCATGCTCACCTGCAAACACAGGAC GCGAGATGAAGACTCCTACCAGAAGTTTATTCCTTTCATAGGG GTGGTGAAGGTCGGTCTTATCGAGTCTGGTCAGTCGCCAACAG GCGACATGGACGAGGGCGTGGCGGTGAGCTTGGCCGTCCCCTCCACGTCTCCCCCCTCCCACGGCTCACCCACAGGGATGATTAAAGAAGCGGCCacgcccccctcctccccctccatgGGCAGCGTGCTGACGGTACAAGG GAGCCCCAGTATGTCTCACGGCGTGGACGCCATCGGCCTGCAGGTGGACTACTGGCTGGCCTCGCTGGCCGAGAAGAGGCGGGAGGGCGAGCGGCGCGACACGGGCTGCAAGAACACGCTGAAGAGCGCCTTCCGCTCGCTGCAGGTCAGCAGGCTACCAGGCGGGGGCGGCACCGAGCCGCAGGCCCAGGTCAGCACCATGGCCATGACCGTGGTCACCAAGGAGAAGAAcaagaaag TTCCCACCATCTTCTTGGGAAAGAAGCCAAAGGAGAGGGACGTGGACTCGAAGAGCCAGGTCATCGAAGGCATCAGCCGACTCATCTGCTCCGCCAAGCAGCAGCAGACCATCCTGAAAG TGTCCATAGACGGCGTGGAGTGGAACGACGTGAAGTTCTTCCAGCTGGCCGCTCAGTGGCCGACTCACGTCAAATACCTACCTGTCGGACTTTTTGGCTACAGCAAGCCTCCCTCCTAG
- the pacs1 gene encoding phosphofurin acidic cluster sorting protein 1 isoform X2, with amino-acid sequence MSERGGLPRTGGVPSPHMQPSKPVSITSNRPVHMNLYATWEVDRSSPSCVPRLFNLTLKKLIMLKELDKDLTSVVIAVKLQGSKRILRSNEILLSSAGLTETDLQLTFSLQYPHFLKRDANKLQIMLQRRKRYKNRTILGYKTLALGLINMAEVMQHPSEGAQVLGLHSQLKDASVPVAEIRVYSLSSQPIDHEGPKAKMSDRSPDIDNYSEEEEESYSSEQEGSDDPIHGQYLFDEEDEVRKKKPRRKLPSNAAITRQPNIKQKFVALLKRFKVTDEVGFGLEHVSREQIQEVEEDLDELYDSLEMYNPSDSGPEMEETDSILSTPKPKLRPFFEGMSQSSSQTEIGSLNSKGSLGRDPFSPGEQPPLEKMKISRSRNLEEALSETDTLELTDQELFAEVGPSIMVSVAEKPRTPLKSSKSETQAMPSPRLDGGHTPRQKRVSTPMKERQLSKPLSERTNSSDSERSPELGHSTPLLRKVVYDQLNQILLSDSALPESLILVNGTDWQGQYVAEQLQVQRYPVVCTCSAAEIQAVLSAVLTRIQKFCNCNSSMPRAVKVAAVGSQSYLGAILQFFVTQLANKTSDWLNHMRFLVVPLGSHPVAKHLGALDNRYSSSFLDGAWRDVFSRSEPPQTDQLDVAARIAQYISGATVTHQLPIAEAMLTCKHRTRDEDSYQKFIPFIGVVKVGLIESGQSPTGDMDEGVAVSLAVPSTSPPSHGSPTGMIKEAATPPSSPSMGSVLTVQGSPSMSHGVDAIGLQVDYWLASLAEKRREGERRDTGCKNTLKSAFRSLQVSRLPGGGGTEPQAQVSTMAMTVVTKEKNKKVPTIFLGKKPKERDVDSKSQVIEGISRLICSAKQQQTILKVSIDGVEWNDVKFFQLAAQWPTHVKYLPVGLFGYSKPPS; translated from the exons GTTGTTCAACCTGACTCTGAAGAAGCTGATCATGCTGAAGGAGCTAGATAAAGACCTCACCTCTGTGGTCATCGCCGTCAAACTGCAG GGCTCCAAGCGGATCCTGCGCTCCAACGAGATCCTGCTGTCCTCGGCGGGGCTGACGGAGACCGACCTGCAGCTCACCTTCTCCCTGCAG TACCCGCACTTCTTGAAAAGGGACGCCAACAAGCTTCAGATCATGCTGCAGCGACGGAAGCGGTACAAGAACCGGACCATCCTGGGCTACAAGACCCTGGCCCTGGGCCTCATCAACATGGCCGAG GTGATGCAGCACCCCAGTGAGGGTGCTCAGGTCCTGGGGCTCCACAGCCAGCTGAAAGATGCCTCGGTGCCCGTCGCCGAGATCAGAGTCTACTCCCTGTCCAGCCAGCCGATCGACCACGAGGGACCCAAAGCAAAGATGTCCG ATCGCTCCCCAGACATCGACAATTActctgaagaggaggaggagagctacTCATCAGAACAGGAAGGCAGCGACGACCCCATTCATGGACAG TATCTCTTTGACGAAGAGGATgaggtgaggaagaagaagccgaGGCGTAAGCTCCCCTCCAACGCCGCCATCACCAGG CAACCCAACATCAAGCAGAAGTTTGTCGCCTTGCTGAAAAGGTTTAAAGTCACAGATGAG GTTGGGTTCGGCCTGGAGCACGTGTCCAGGGAGCAGAtccaggaggtggaggaggacctGGACGAGCTGTACGACAGTCTGGAGATGTACAACCCCAGCGACAGCGGGCCGGAGATGGAGGAGACCGACAGCATCCTCAGCACGCCCAAACCTAAGCTGAG GCCGTTCTTTGAGGGGatgtcccagtccagctcgcAGACGGAGATCGGCAGCCTGAACAGCAAAGGCAGTTTGGGTCGAGACCCTTTCAGTCCG GGAGAGCAGCCTCCTCTAGAGAAGATGAAAATCTCCCGCAGCCGCAACCTGGAGGAGGCGCTGTCTGAGACCGACACACTG gagctGACAGACCAGGAGCTGTTTGCTGAGGTGGGCCCCAGCATCATGGTGTCCGTGGCAGAGAAACCCCGGACGCCCCTGAAGAGCAGCAAGAGTGAAACGCAGGCCATGCCATCGCCGAG GTTGGACGGAGGCCACACACCCAGACAGAAGCGCGTCAGCACTCCCATGAAGGAGCGACAGCTGTCCAAACCTCTGAGCGAGCGGACCAACAGCTCCGACTCGGAGAGATCCCCGGAGCTGGGACACAGCACGCCG ctgctgAGGAAGGTGGTGTACGACCAGCTGAACCAGATCTTGTTGTCAGACTCGGCGCTCCCAGAGAGCCTCATCTTGGTCAACGGCACCGATTGGCAGGGGCAG tacGTTGCAGAGCAGCTCCAGGTGCAGAGGTACCCGGTGGTCTGCACGTGTTCGGCGGCCGAAATCCAGGCGGTGCTGTCGGCCGTGCTCACCCGCATCCAGAAATT ctgtaactgtaactcgTCCATGCCCAGAGCAGTGAAGGTGGCGGCGGTGGGCAGCCAGAGCTACCTGGGAGCCATCCTGCAGTTCTTCGTCACCCAGCTCGCCAACAAGACGTCCGACTGGCTCAATCACATGCGCTTCCTGGTGGTGCCTCTGG gcTCCCACCCGGTCGCCAAGCACCTCGGCGCCCTCGACAATCGCTACAGCTCCTCTTTCCTCGACGGAGCGTGGCGGGACGTGTTCAGCCGCTCCGAGCCGCCGCAGACGG ACCAGTTGGATGTAGCGGCAAGGATCGCCCAGTACATCAGCGGCGCCACGGTCACACACCAGCTGCCCATCGCCGAGGCCATGCTCACCTGCAAACACAGGAC GCGAGATGAAGACTCCTACCAGAAGTTTATTCCTTTCATAGGG GTGGTGAAGGTCGGTCTTATCGAGTCTGGTCAGTCGCCAACAG GCGACATGGACGAGGGCGTGGCGGTGAGCTTGGCCGTCCCCTCCACGTCTCCCCCCTCCCACGGCTCACCCACAGGGATGATTAAAGAAGCGGCCacgcccccctcctccccctccatgGGCAGCGTGCTGACGGTACAAGG GAGCCCCAGTATGTCTCACGGCGTGGACGCCATCGGCCTGCAGGTGGACTACTGGCTGGCCTCGCTGGCCGAGAAGAGGCGGGAGGGCGAGCGGCGCGACACGGGCTGCAAGAACACGCTGAAGAGCGCCTTCCGCTCGCTGCAGGTCAGCAGGCTACCAGGCGGGGGCGGCACCGAGCCGCAGGCCCAGGTCAGCACCATGGCCATGACCGTGGTCACCAAGGAGAAGAAcaagaaag TTCCCACCATCTTCTTGGGAAAGAAGCCAAAGGAGAGGGACGTGGACTCGAAGAGCCAGGTCATCGAAGGCATCAGCCGACTCATCTGCTCCGCCAAGCAGCAGCAGACCATCCTGAAAG TGTCCATAGACGGCGTGGAGTGGAACGACGTGAAGTTCTTCCAGCTGGCCGCTCAGTGGCCGACTCACGTCAAATACCTACCTGTCGGACTTTTTGGCTACAGCAAGCCTCCCTCCTAG
- the pacs1 gene encoding phosphofurin acidic cluster sorting protein 1 isoform X3, with translation MLKELDKDLTSVVIAVKLQGSKRILRSNEILLSSAGLTETDLQLTFSLQYPHFLKRDANKLQIMLQRRKRYKNRTILGYKTLALGLINMAEVMQHPSEGAQVLGLHSQLKDASVPVAEIRVYSLSSQPIDHEGPKAKMSDRSPDIDNYSEEEEESYSSEQEGSDDPIHGQYLFDEEDEVRKKKPRRKLPSNAAITRQPNIKQKFVALLKRFKVTDEVGFGLEHVSREQIQEVEEDLDELYDSLEMYNPSDSGPEMEETDSILSTPKPKLRPFFEGMSQSSSQTEIGSLNSKGSLGRDPFSPQGEQPPLEKMKISRSRNLEEALSETDTLELTDQELFAEVGPSIMVSVAEKPRTPLKSSKSETQAMPSPRLDGGHTPRQKRVSTPMKERQLSKPLSERTNSSDSERSPELGHSTPLLRKVVYDQLNQILLSDSALPESLILVNGTDWQGQYVAEQLQVQRYPVVCTCSAAEIQAVLSAVLTRIQKFCNCNSSMPRAVKVAAVGSQSYLGAILQFFVTQLANKTSDWLNHMRFLVVPLGSHPVAKHLGALDNRYSSSFLDGAWRDVFSRSEPPQTDQLDVAARIAQYISGATVTHQLPIAEAMLTCKHRTRDEDSYQKFIPFIGVVKVGLIESGQSPTGDMDEGVAVSLAVPSTSPPSHGSPTGMIKEAATPPSSPSMGSVLTVQGSPSMSHGVDAIGLQVDYWLASLAEKRREGERRDTGCKNTLKSAFRSLQVSRLPGGGGTEPQAQVSTMAMTVVTKEKNKKVPTIFLGKKPKERDVDSKSQVIEGISRLICSAKQQQTILKVSIDGVEWNDVKFFQLAAQWPTHVKYLPVGLFGYSKPPS, from the exons ATGCTGAAGGAGCTAGATAAAGACCTCACCTCTGTGGTCATCGCCGTCAAACTGCAG GGCTCCAAGCGGATCCTGCGCTCCAACGAGATCCTGCTGTCCTCGGCGGGGCTGACGGAGACCGACCTGCAGCTCACCTTCTCCCTGCAG TACCCGCACTTCTTGAAAAGGGACGCCAACAAGCTTCAGATCATGCTGCAGCGACGGAAGCGGTACAAGAACCGGACCATCCTGGGCTACAAGACCCTGGCCCTGGGCCTCATCAACATGGCCGAG GTGATGCAGCACCCCAGTGAGGGTGCTCAGGTCCTGGGGCTCCACAGCCAGCTGAAAGATGCCTCGGTGCCCGTCGCCGAGATCAGAGTCTACTCCCTGTCCAGCCAGCCGATCGACCACGAGGGACCCAAAGCAAAGATGTCCG ATCGCTCCCCAGACATCGACAATTActctgaagaggaggaggagagctacTCATCAGAACAGGAAGGCAGCGACGACCCCATTCATGGACAG TATCTCTTTGACGAAGAGGATgaggtgaggaagaagaagccgaGGCGTAAGCTCCCCTCCAACGCCGCCATCACCAGG CAACCCAACATCAAGCAGAAGTTTGTCGCCTTGCTGAAAAGGTTTAAAGTCACAGATGAG GTTGGGTTCGGCCTGGAGCACGTGTCCAGGGAGCAGAtccaggaggtggaggaggacctGGACGAGCTGTACGACAGTCTGGAGATGTACAACCCCAGCGACAGCGGGCCGGAGATGGAGGAGACCGACAGCATCCTCAGCACGCCCAAACCTAAGCTGAG GCCGTTCTTTGAGGGGatgtcccagtccagctcgcAGACGGAGATCGGCAGCCTGAACAGCAAAGGCAGTTTGGGTCGAGACCCTTTCAGTCCG CAGGGAGAGCAGCCTCCTCTAGAGAAGATGAAAATCTCCCGCAGCCGCAACCTGGAGGAGGCGCTGTCTGAGACCGACACACTG gagctGACAGACCAGGAGCTGTTTGCTGAGGTGGGCCCCAGCATCATGGTGTCCGTGGCAGAGAAACCCCGGACGCCCCTGAAGAGCAGCAAGAGTGAAACGCAGGCCATGCCATCGCCGAG GTTGGACGGAGGCCACACACCCAGACAGAAGCGCGTCAGCACTCCCATGAAGGAGCGACAGCTGTCCAAACCTCTGAGCGAGCGGACCAACAGCTCCGACTCGGAGAGATCCCCGGAGCTGGGACACAGCACGCCG ctgctgAGGAAGGTGGTGTACGACCAGCTGAACCAGATCTTGTTGTCAGACTCGGCGCTCCCAGAGAGCCTCATCTTGGTCAACGGCACCGATTGGCAGGGGCAG tacGTTGCAGAGCAGCTCCAGGTGCAGAGGTACCCGGTGGTCTGCACGTGTTCGGCGGCCGAAATCCAGGCGGTGCTGTCGGCCGTGCTCACCCGCATCCAGAAATT ctgtaactgtaactcgTCCATGCCCAGAGCAGTGAAGGTGGCGGCGGTGGGCAGCCAGAGCTACCTGGGAGCCATCCTGCAGTTCTTCGTCACCCAGCTCGCCAACAAGACGTCCGACTGGCTCAATCACATGCGCTTCCTGGTGGTGCCTCTGG gcTCCCACCCGGTCGCCAAGCACCTCGGCGCCCTCGACAATCGCTACAGCTCCTCTTTCCTCGACGGAGCGTGGCGGGACGTGTTCAGCCGCTCCGAGCCGCCGCAGACGG ACCAGTTGGATGTAGCGGCAAGGATCGCCCAGTACATCAGCGGCGCCACGGTCACACACCAGCTGCCCATCGCCGAGGCCATGCTCACCTGCAAACACAGGAC GCGAGATGAAGACTCCTACCAGAAGTTTATTCCTTTCATAGGG GTGGTGAAGGTCGGTCTTATCGAGTCTGGTCAGTCGCCAACAG GCGACATGGACGAGGGCGTGGCGGTGAGCTTGGCCGTCCCCTCCACGTCTCCCCCCTCCCACGGCTCACCCACAGGGATGATTAAAGAAGCGGCCacgcccccctcctccccctccatgGGCAGCGTGCTGACGGTACAAGG GAGCCCCAGTATGTCTCACGGCGTGGACGCCATCGGCCTGCAGGTGGACTACTGGCTGGCCTCGCTGGCCGAGAAGAGGCGGGAGGGCGAGCGGCGCGACACGGGCTGCAAGAACACGCTGAAGAGCGCCTTCCGCTCGCTGCAGGTCAGCAGGCTACCAGGCGGGGGCGGCACCGAGCCGCAGGCCCAGGTCAGCACCATGGCCATGACCGTGGTCACCAAGGAGAAGAAcaagaaag TTCCCACCATCTTCTTGGGAAAGAAGCCAAAGGAGAGGGACGTGGACTCGAAGAGCCAGGTCATCGAAGGCATCAGCCGACTCATCTGCTCCGCCAAGCAGCAGCAGACCATCCTGAAAG TGTCCATAGACGGCGTGGAGTGGAACGACGTGAAGTTCTTCCAGCTGGCCGCTCAGTGGCCGACTCACGTCAAATACCTACCTGTCGGACTTTTTGGCTACAGCAAGCCTCCCTCCTAG